Proteins encoded within one genomic window of Victivallis lenta:
- the cobJ gene encoding precorrin-3B C(17)-methyltransferase, with protein sequence MSKVFAVGIGPGSPELLTFQARRVLEQCTAVAGYRLYLDQIRELLDGKRLIPGAMRQEIARCREALEAALAGETVAVVSSGDAGVYGMAGLLLELTELERYRSVEIEVVPGITAALAAAALIGAPFMNDFAVLSLSDLMTPKELIQKRLYAVASCDMPAALYNPRSTRRHELLEEAVSVFRDAGGDLPCALIHDACRDKQRIELTTLGTFPFEHVWMTTIVIIGNSATIVRDGRFYCRRGYREKHEFEA encoded by the coding sequence ATGAGTAAAGTATTTGCGGTCGGCATCGGGCCCGGCAGCCCGGAGCTGCTGACTTTTCAGGCCCGGCGGGTGCTCGAACAGTGTACGGCGGTGGCCGGTTACCGGCTCTACCTCGATCAGATCCGGGAGCTGCTCGACGGGAAGAGGCTGATTCCGGGGGCGATGCGGCAGGAGATCGCGCGCTGCCGCGAGGCGCTCGAAGCCGCGCTGGCCGGAGAGACGGTCGCGGTGGTCTCCTCCGGCGACGCCGGGGTCTACGGCATGGCCGGACTGCTGCTCGAACTGACCGAACTCGAACGCTATCGTTCCGTCGAGATCGAGGTGGTCCCCGGCATCACGGCGGCGCTGGCGGCGGCGGCGCTGATCGGGGCGCCGTTCATGAACGACTTCGCGGTGTTGAGCTTGTCGGATCTCATGACGCCGAAAGAGCTGATTCAAAAGCGGCTCTATGCGGTCGCCTCCTGCGATATGCCGGCGGCGCTCTACAACCCGCGCAGCACCAGGCGCCATGAACTCCTCGAAGAGGCGGTCTCCGTTTTCCGCGACGCCGGCGGGGATCTGCCCTGCGCGCTGATTCATGACGCCTGCCGCGATAAGCAGCGAATCGAGCTGACCACGCTCGGAACGTTTCCGTTTGAACATGTCTGGATGACCACGATCGTCATCATCGGCAACTCCGCAACCATCGTCCGGGACGGCCGTTTCTACTGCCGCCGCGGTTACCGGGAGAAACATGAGTTCGAAGCGTAG
- a CDS encoding cobyrinate a,c-diamide synthase, whose translation MSSKRSMSRFLIAGTNSGSGKTTLTLGILRAFGARGLTVAPFKCGPDYIDPLFHRQAAKRTSVNLDGFLAGAEGVRSSFARHAAGADAAVVEGVMGLFDGNAAAALEGSSAEIAALLELPVILVVNARGMAGSIAPLVRGFAGWHPAVRIAGVIANNVGSARHTELLRGSLAAAGLPPLLGGVPRDERLTLPERHLGLATGTLEASWLDLLGDTVGGAVDLDRLLELTREPLPESGPCRREPLPESGPCRREPLPEPELRLGVACDEAFNFHYRENFDLLLQLGVEPVGFSPLRQPELPGDLDGLWFGGGFPELYAQELAANAAMLDSIRSFAASGRPVYGECGGYLYLLEALTGFDGVRHPLLGLLPGEAVMRDRLASLGYREVETVSDTVFGPAGTRLRGHEFHYSALVAEPGGKPLFAAKDLRGNVRPAGSARGNVCGSYIHLYFGSNPAAAAAFAEGMRR comes from the coding sequence ATGAGTTCGAAGCGTAGCATGTCGCGTTTCCTGATCGCGGGGACCAATTCCGGCAGCGGAAAAACCACGCTGACGCTCGGTATCCTGCGTGCGTTCGGCGCGCGCGGCCTTACGGTTGCGCCGTTCAAATGCGGGCCGGATTACATCGACCCGCTGTTTCACCGGCAGGCTGCGAAACGGACCTCGGTCAATCTCGACGGATTCCTGGCCGGTGCGGAAGGGGTCCGCAGCAGCTTCGCACGTCATGCGGCCGGTGCGGATGCCGCCGTGGTCGAGGGGGTCATGGGGCTCTTCGACGGGAATGCGGCGGCCGCGCTCGAAGGCAGCAGCGCGGAGATCGCCGCGCTGCTCGAACTGCCGGTCATCCTCGTCGTCAACGCGCGCGGCATGGCCGGGTCGATTGCGCCGCTTGTACGCGGTTTTGCCGGATGGCATCCGGCCGTCCGGATCGCGGGGGTGATCGCGAACAACGTCGGCTCCGCGCGGCATACGGAACTGCTGCGCGGTTCGCTCGCGGCGGCCGGGCTGCCGCCGTTGCTCGGCGGCGTGCCGCGCGACGAACGGCTGACTTTGCCGGAGCGCCACCTCGGCCTCGCCACCGGTACGCTCGAAGCGTCATGGCTCGACCTGCTCGGCGATACGGTCGGGGGAGCCGTCGACCTTGACCGGCTTCTTGAGCTGACCCGCGAACCGCTGCCGGAGTCCGGGCCGTGCCGGCGCGAACCGCTGCCGGAGTCCGGGCCGTGCCGGCGCGAACCGCTGCCGGAGCCGGAGCTGCGCCTCGGCGTGGCCTGCGACGAAGCTTTCAATTTCCACTATCGCGAGAACTTCGATCTTCTGCTGCAGCTCGGCGTCGAGCCGGTCGGCTTTTCGCCGCTGCGCCAGCCGGAGCTGCCCGGCGACCTCGACGGACTCTGGTTCGGCGGCGGTTTCCCGGAGCTCTATGCGCAGGAGCTTGCGGCGAATGCGGCCATGCTCGATTCGATCCGGAGTTTCGCCGCGTCAGGCCGTCCGGTCTACGGCGAATGCGGCGGCTACCTCTATTTGCTCGAGGCGCTGACCGGTTTTGACGGTGTCCGTCATCCGCTGCTCGGTCTGCTGCCGGGCGAGGCGGTCATGCGCGACAGGCTCGCTTCGCTCGGTTACCGCGAGGTCGAAACCGTTTCCGATACCGTGTTCGGTCCGGCCGGGACCCGGCTGCGCGGCCACGAGTTCCACTATTCGGCGCTGGTGGCGGAGCCGGGCGGGAAACCGTTGTTTGCCGCGAAGGATCTGCGCGGGAACGTGCGTCCGGCAGGTTCGGCGCGCGGAAACGTCTGCGGCAGCTATATCCATCTGTATTTCGGGTCGAACCCGGCCGCCGCGGCGGCGTTTGCGGAGGGCATGAGGCGATGA
- the cbiB gene encoding adenosylcobinamide-phosphate synthase CbiB: MTMLFAVIVLAFVLDALLGDPHGRFHPVALFGSAAAEVERFCRASAGDGVGSGLIGWLLMTGSTAAGAWALVRLLLAVHPCAGLFAAAGIVYLTIALRSLVSHAEAIRRPLLRGEPAAARRALSMIVSRDTAALGESEIVRGGIESLGENLIDAVNSAVFFAVLGFLFGGLPGAAAGAVFLRAANTLDACWGYRNARYLHFGRIAARADDVLHFVPARLTLFAVALGALFCGMRSGAALRDGIRHRNDHPSPNSCWGMAAFAGALGVRLGGPTVYGGEAEAYPYWGNGRAVLRPNDLLRAERLAVVSALVFAAIVTGVGALCLQ; this comes from the coding sequence ATGACGATGCTGTTTGCCGTGATTGTGCTCGCGTTTGTGCTTGATGCGCTGCTGGGAGATCCGCACGGGCGGTTTCACCCGGTTGCATTGTTCGGTTCCGCCGCCGCAGAGGTCGAGCGTTTCTGCCGGGCTTCGGCCGGGGACGGCGTCGGTTCCGGTCTGATCGGCTGGCTGCTGATGACCGGCAGCACGGCGGCGGGCGCCTGGGCGCTCGTGCGATTGCTGCTGGCGGTTCATCCGTGTGCGGGGCTGTTTGCCGCCGCCGGAATCGTCTATCTGACCATCGCGCTCCGCAGCCTCGTTTCGCATGCCGAAGCGATCCGCCGCCCGCTTTTGCGCGGAGAGCCGGCTGCGGCGCGCCGGGCGCTCTCGATGATCGTGAGCCGCGACACCGCGGCGCTCGGGGAGTCGGAGATCGTGCGCGGCGGCATCGAGAGCCTCGGAGAAAACCTGATCGACGCGGTGAACAGCGCGGTATTCTTCGCCGTGCTGGGCTTTCTCTTCGGCGGCCTCCCCGGTGCGGCTGCGGGCGCCGTGTTCCTGCGGGCGGCCAATACGCTCGACGCCTGCTGGGGATATCGAAACGCGCGTTATCTGCATTTCGGCCGGATTGCGGCGCGGGCGGACGACGTGCTGCATTTCGTTCCGGCCCGGCTGACGCTGTTTGCCGTTGCTCTGGGCGCGCTGTTCTGCGGCATGCGTTCCGGCGCGGCGCTCCGGGATGGAATCCGCCACCGGAACGACCACCCGAGCCCGAATTCGTGCTGGGGCATGGCCGCGTTCGCCGGGGCGCTCGGCGTCCGGCTCGGCGGCCCGACCGTCTACGGCGGGGAGGCGGAGGCGTATCCGTACTGGGGAAACGGGCGGGCGGTGCTGAGGCCGAATGATCTGCTTCGGGCGGAACGGCTTGCCGTCGTATCCGCTCTGGTGTTTGCGGCAATTGTCACGGGAGTCGGAGCCTTATGTCTGCAATGA
- a CDS encoding histidine phosphatase family protein, protein MSAMKILLIRHGEVGDAYRGRFIGITDPPLSESGRAGCLALRERVAALSPARFFASPLRRAAETLELVMPSGAEARFDRRLAEIDFGEWENLPFDDISRKASPEELRIWAEEPEKMVFPRGESFAAFAARVDAFGRELLADPSPAVAVVTHGGVLMRLISVWKNLPVSRQHEVLPPRGSLTVFEFENGELHHVE, encoded by the coding sequence ATGTCTGCAATGAAAATTCTGCTGATCCGGCACGGCGAAGTCGGGGATGCGTACCGGGGGCGGTTCATCGGCATTACCGATCCGCCTCTTTCGGAGTCGGGGCGCGCCGGCTGCCTGGCGCTGCGGGAACGGGTGGCGGCCCTGTCGCCCGCAAGATTTTTCGCAAGTCCGCTGCGGCGCGCGGCCGAGACGCTGGAGCTGGTGATGCCTTCCGGCGCGGAGGCGCGGTTCGACCGCCGCCTCGCCGAGATCGATTTCGGCGAGTGGGAGAATCTGCCGTTCGACGATATTTCACGGAAAGCGTCGCCGGAGGAGCTGCGCATCTGGGCCGAGGAGCCTGAAAAGATGGTGTTTCCGCGCGGCGAGTCGTTCGCAGCGTTTGCCGCGCGGGTCGATGCGTTCGGGCGCGAACTTCTGGCCGATCCGTCCCCGGCCGTCGCGGTCGTGACTCACGGCGGCGTGCTGATGCGGCTGATCTCGGTCTGGAAGAATCTGCCGGTTTCGCGCCAGCACGAGGTGCTGCCGCCGCGCGGATCGCTCACGGTGTTTGAATTTGAAAATGGAGAGCTGCATCATGTCGAATAG
- the cobU gene encoding bifunctional adenosylcobinamide kinase/adenosylcobinamide-phosphate guanylyltransferase: MSNRIVLVTGGARSGKSRFSEGLVLQSEGNPFYIATCPVLDDETADRVRRHRLRREAANWTTIEEERNLVGAVRLAAAEDAGAVLIDCLTLWINNLLFEDPGLSEDGMARKAEELVAALREGPPVCVLVINEVGLGIVPESPLSRRFRDLSGRCAQIVAAAADEVYFTVAGIAKRIK, encoded by the coding sequence ATGTCGAATAGAATTGTCCTGGTCACCGGCGGCGCCCGCAGCGGAAAGAGCCGCTTTTCGGAGGGGCTGGTGCTGCAGTCGGAAGGGAATCCGTTTTACATCGCCACCTGCCCGGTCCTCGACGACGAGACGGCCGACCGGGTCCGCCGCCACCGCCTTCGCCGCGAAGCTGCGAACTGGACCACGATTGAAGAGGAGCGCAATCTCGTCGGAGCGGTCCGCCTCGCGGCGGCGGAGGATGCCGGAGCCGTGCTGATCGACTGCCTGACGCTCTGGATCAACAACCTTCTGTTCGAAGACCCGGGACTCTCCGAGGACGGCATGGCGCGGAAGGCGGAAGAGCTTGTCGCCGCGCTGCGTGAGGGGCCGCCGGTCTGTGTTCTCGTCATCAACGAAGTCGGGCTCGGCATCGTGCCGGAGTCGCCGCTCAGCCGTCGTTTCCGCGATCTTTCGGGGAGGTGTGCGCAGATTGTCGCCGCCGCCGCCGATGAAGTTTATTTTACCGTGGCCGGTATTGCAAAAAGGATCAAATGA
- the cobT gene encoding nicotinate-nucleotide--dimethylbenzimidazole phosphoribosyltransferase: protein MKLLEETLAGIEPADSACREEARRYIDTLTMPRRALGRLLDLAEELAAMNRTLKFSAARKEIVLMAGDHGIVAQKVCPQPSSVTTQMVYNFVRGGAGINVLSRVARAHVSIVDMGVASDLSGLVQAGAVIDCKIAPGTADFSRGPAMSREQAVAALEAGIRVAQQLAPKVDVFATGEMGIGNTSPSSAIVAVLSGLTDPAPFVGRGAGLDPSKLAHKAAVIRRGIELNRPDPADGVDVLAKVGGFEIGGIAGLVLGAARLHKPVVVDGFISSAGALIAAALSPASRDYMILGHGSAEPGHVAMAKLLGKQPLLDLGMRLGEGTGAALALNLLDAASAIMNEMATFESARVTEEGLK, encoded by the coding sequence ATGAAACTGCTCGAAGAAACCCTGGCCGGAATCGAACCGGCGGACAGTGCGTGCCGCGAGGAAGCGCGGCGCTACATCGATACGCTGACCATGCCGCGCCGGGCGCTCGGCCGGCTGCTCGACTTGGCCGAAGAGCTCGCCGCCATGAACCGGACGCTGAAATTTTCTGCCGCGCGCAAGGAGATCGTGTTGATGGCCGGCGACCACGGCATCGTCGCGCAGAAGGTCTGTCCGCAGCCGTCGAGCGTGACGACACAGATGGTCTACAACTTCGTGCGGGGCGGGGCCGGGATCAATGTTCTGAGCCGCGTCGCGCGCGCTCATGTTTCGATCGTCGACATGGGGGTCGCGTCGGATCTGTCCGGACTGGTGCAGGCCGGAGCCGTGATCGACTGCAAGATCGCTCCCGGGACCGCCGATTTTTCCCGGGGGCCGGCCATGAGCCGCGAGCAGGCGGTCGCCGCGCTTGAGGCCGGAATCCGGGTCGCGCAGCAACTGGCGCCGAAGGTCGATGTGTTCGCCACCGGCGAGATGGGGATCGGCAACACGTCGCCCTCGTCCGCGATCGTCGCCGTGCTCTCCGGCCTCACCGACCCGGCGCCGTTCGTCGGGCGCGGAGCCGGGCTCGACCCGTCGAAACTCGCGCACAAGGCGGCCGTGATCCGGCGCGGCATCGAGCTGAACCGGCCGGACCCCGCTGACGGCGTCGATGTGCTGGCGAAGGTCGGCGGCTTCGAGATCGGCGGCATCGCCGGCCTGGTGCTCGGGGCGGCGCGGCTGCATAAGCCGGTCGTGGTTGACGGCTTCATTTCAAGCGCCGGGGCATTGATCGCCGCGGCGCTCTCCCCGGCCTCGCGCGATTACATGATCCTCGGTCACGGCAGCGCCGAACCGGGTCATGTCGCGATGGCGAAGCTGCTCGGCAAGCAGCCGCTGCTGGATCTCGGCATGCGACTCGGGGAGGGGACCGGCGCCGCGCTCGCGCTGAACCTGCTCGACGCCGCGTCGGCGATCATGAATGAAATGGCGACCTTCGAATCGGCCCGGGTGACCGAGGAGGGGCTGAAGTGA
- the cobS gene encoding adenosylcobinamide-GDP ribazoletransferase, with product MRTFLAAVSMLSALPLGRFCPTETELRRSLNLFPAAGLLFGALFYGIGWCLAGYCALLPAAMLLALLPEALTKGLHLDGLADTADGFLSGRSRERKLEIMRDSRTGSMGVAAIFALLGMKFALFASLPPELLPAAAGLMMLGGRSGIVLYIGMSRYARPDGMGAIWYREKPFAGILLALLLPSAAGWFFFGVPGCFAGLALAVFAFVWSRITKRVIGGATGDTIGCCEELSELLILAGALAVC from the coding sequence GTGAGGACTTTTCTCGCCGCCGTCTCGATGCTGAGCGCACTGCCGCTCGGGCGATTCTGCCCGACCGAAACGGAGCTGCGGCGGTCGCTGAATCTGTTCCCGGCCGCCGGGCTTCTCTTCGGGGCGCTCTTTTACGGGATCGGCTGGTGTCTCGCCGGATATTGCGCGCTGCTGCCGGCGGCAATGCTTCTCGCGCTGCTGCCGGAGGCGCTGACCAAGGGACTGCATCTCGATGGACTGGCCGATACGGCCGACGGTTTCCTGTCGGGCCGTTCGCGGGAGCGGAAGCTCGAGATCATGCGCGACAGCCGGACCGGCTCGATGGGCGTCGCGGCGATCTTCGCGCTGCTCGGCATGAAGTTCGCGCTCTTTGCATCGCTGCCGCCGGAGCTGCTGCCGGCGGCGGCAGGGCTCATGATGCTCGGCGGCCGCTCCGGGATCGTGCTCTACATCGGCATGAGCCGTTATGCCCGTCCGGACGGCATGGGGGCGATCTGGTACCGGGAGAAGCCTTTCGCGGGGATTCTGCTCGCTCTCCTGCTGCCTTCGGCGGCAGGCTGGTTTTTCTTCGGCGTTCCGGGCTGCTTTGCGGGGCTGGCGCTTGCCGTGTTCGCGTTCGTCTGGAGCCGCATTACGAAGCGGGTCATCGGCGGCGCGACCGGGGATACGATCGGCTGCTGCGAGGAGCTCTCCGAACTGCTGATTCTGGCCGGGGCGCTGGCCGTATGCTGA
- a CDS encoding DUF523 domain-containing protein → MLKPKVGISACLLGRRVRYDGRDKFDPLPAEVLAGRIEWVPVCPEVESGLPVPREPIQLEGDPAAPELRGVRSHAELTGMMCAFCERRAAELDGLSGFVFKSRSPSCGLAVPVYGADGAAAGSAPGFFAAAWRKRYPGLPAVEAEALHDETCLRRFLAALQIEK, encoded by the coding sequence ATGCTGAAACCGAAGGTCGGCATCAGCGCCTGTCTGCTCGGGCGGCGGGTCCGCTACGACGGCCGGGATAAGTTCGACCCGCTGCCGGCGGAGGTGCTGGCCGGCCGGATCGAATGGGTGCCGGTCTGTCCCGAGGTCGAATCCGGGCTGCCGGTGCCGCGCGAACCGATTCAGCTCGAGGGGGACCCGGCTGCCCCGGAGCTGCGCGGCGTGCGGTCGCATGCGGAGCTGACCGGCATGATGTGCGCCTTCTGCGAACGCCGCGCGGCGGAGCTGGATGGGCTCTCCGGTTTCGTTTTCAAGAGCCGCTCTCCCTCCTGCGGGCTGGCGGTGCCGGTTTACGGCGCGGACGGCGCTGCGGCGGGTTCCGCCCCGGGCTTTTTCGCCGCCGCCTGGCGGAAGCGGTATCCCGGACTGCCCGCCGTCGAGGCCGAGGCGCTGCATGACGAAACATGCCTGCGGCGGTTTCTGGCGGCTTTACAGATCGAGAAGTGA
- a CDS encoding LacI family DNA-binding transcriptional regulator: MANKRAKLSDIAREAGVSLTAASFYINGKAKQYKLSPATCERLEAAVRKYDYVPNLFARAMQQNRTFLIGLLVRDRINSSFWSDIIAGIENGIAASGCHLVLAGSHVDAAGELDAIRQMRAKGVDGYVVSPVIGGDGGFPNLSELQELAAFRPVVGLNAELPGIPSVYNDDVIGGRLVAECFRRHGHRRVALLGSGGYFALPRFRAFEAFFAERGIAPLRLSTPAEALERCSEFSAVFCGNDYLAAALCSNAASAGIRIPERFSVIGYDGLDWLKLLSPRPGTVVQHKGELGEAIAAQLLRAFDCGSCESVRFVPQLEIGDTVGPA, translated from the coding sequence ATGGCGAACAAACGGGCGAAACTCAGCGATATCGCGCGGGAGGCCGGCGTTTCGCTGACCGCCGCCTCGTTTTATATCAACGGCAAGGCGAAGCAGTACAAGCTTTCGCCCGCGACCTGCGAGCGGCTCGAGGCCGCCGTCCGCAAGTATGACTACGTGCCGAATCTGTTTGCCCGGGCGATGCAGCAGAACCGGACGTTCCTGATCGGGCTTCTGGTCCGCGACCGGATCAACTCGTCGTTCTGGAGCGACATCATCGCCGGAATCGAAAACGGCATCGCGGCATCGGGCTGTCATCTCGTGCTGGCCGGTTCTCATGTCGATGCGGCCGGCGAGCTTGACGCGATCCGGCAGATGCGTGCCAAGGGGGTGGACGGCTATGTCGTCAGTCCGGTCATCGGCGGTGACGGCGGTTTTCCGAATCTCTCCGAATTGCAGGAGCTCGCCGCCTTCCGCCCTGTGGTCGGGCTCAATGCGGAACTGCCCGGCATTCCGTCGGTCTACAACGACGACGTCATCGGCGGACGGCTTGTTGCCGAGTGTTTCCGGCGGCATGGCCATCGGCGGGTGGCGCTCCTCGGGAGCGGCGGATATTTCGCTCTGCCCCGTTTTCGCGCCTTCGAAGCGTTCTTTGCGGAGCGCGGCATTGCGCCGCTGCGGTTGTCCACCCCGGCCGAAGCGCTGGAGCGGTGCAGCGAATTTTCAGCGGTCTTCTGCGGCAACGACTATCTGGCCGCCGCACTCTGCAGCAATGCCGCCTCCGCCGGAATCCGCATCCCGGAACGTTTCTCCGTGATCGGCTACGACGGACTCGACTGGCTGAAGCTCCTCTCGCCGCGCCCGGGGACCGTCGTTCAGCACAAGGGCGAACTCGGCGAAGCGATTGCGGCCCAGCTCCTGCGGGCGTTTGATTGCGGCAGTTGCGAATCCGTTCGTTTCGTTCCGCAGCTTGAAATCGGCGATACGGTCGGCCCTGCCTGA